tCAGGAGAATTAGaatggagtgagaacagagggagagagggagtgagtgaaaaagtgggatggtgctttcagttttatggaataacaaaagaaatgttctgcagaaagtagaattgcttgttctgaatttctaccctggactggcagtgatgacttttgtaatctcttttcagAGTATTTGATCTGAAgatgaagtttcaaaatcaacagatgaagggcttatgcctgaaccattaactctcctgctcctcggatgctgcctgacccgcagttttcgactctgattctccagcatttgtgagtcactcaatccatcgggactgCAACAATTTTCGACTGTGATCCaattggttcctgtttcagtacgttttcagcatcagtgggactggaagaGAGATCCTAGTGTTGCAGCAACACACggagtgtggagcctgaaacagttaactGGCCTGAAAAGAGGAATTCAAGGCTGGGAAGGGACATACACGCGTTTGTGTGCAACTGTagctttggccatggagaaaccatggaagtgtggcgactgcggGAAAGGTttccgtgtcccgtctgccctggagacacatcggcgcagtcacaccagggagaagccattctcctgtcctgagtgcgggaaggccttcagtgattcctctgccctgctgaggcaccggcgagtgcacacaggggagaggcccttcagctgccctgagtgcaggaagagcttcagcgattcctccgccCGGCTGAGGCACTTGCGGgtgcacacaggggagaggcccttcagctgcctcaagtgtgggaaggccttcaatGATTCCTCCGCCCTGATAAGGCACCAGCGGctgcacacaggggagaggcccttccgcTGCCCCGATTGTGGGAAGGTGTTCACTCGCTCCTCCCACCTCGTGAttcaccggcgggtccacactggtGAGAAGCCCTTCCCCTGCCCCaaatgtgggaaggccttcagcgattcctctgacctgctggcccatcggcgggtccacaccggcgagaggccattcacctgctctgtctgCGGAAAGTGCTTCACACGCTCttccgacctgctgaagcaccagcgtgtccacactggggaaaggcccttcagctgctctgAGTGCGGGAAG
The genomic region above belongs to Hemiscyllium ocellatum isolate sHemOce1 chromosome 27 unlocalized genomic scaffold, sHemOce1.pat.X.cur. SUPER_27_unloc_30, whole genome shotgun sequence and contains:
- the LOC132808076 gene encoding zinc finger protein 239-like, coding for MEKPWKCGDCGKGFRVPSALETHRRSHTREKPFSCPECGKAFSDSSALLRHRRVHTGERPFSCPECRKSFSDSSARLRHLRVHTGERPFSCLKCGKAFNDSSALIRHQRLHTGERPFRCPDCGKVFTRSSHLVIHRRVHTGEKPFPCPKCGKAFSDSSDLLAHRRVHTGERPFTCSVCGKCFTRSSDLLKHQRVHTGERPFSCSECGKDFTQASHLLTHRWVHTGERPFTCPECGKGFAVPSSLLTHQRVHTGERPFACPECGQRFTMSCSLNKHQRRHQCSQQSDSAGNAAEGHPQD